Within Nakaseomyces glabratus chromosome G, complete sequence, the genomic segment GATCACCGGGTACACACAGAGCACCGCCGCGTAGACGCAGAGCAGCACCGCCACGGGCAGCGGCCTATGGCTCACCCGTATGCCTTCGTGGAGCGCCCGGTGCAAGTGCAGCGCGCAGTTGGCAATCAGCAGGGCGCACGCCAGCGTGCTGCTCAGCAGAAACGCCAGGAAGTACCGGTAGTTGCGCTGGCCCACACAGTTGTTCACCCAGATGCAGTGGTGGTCATGCGTCAGCACACAGCACTCGCACACTGAGCAGTGCGAGGCCCGCGGCGGGCGCCATATCTTGCATGTATGGCAGTACTTGAGCGTGACACTTGCATTTCCAGCGCTACCGCCAGCGCCATATGGTAGCGTTACGTTGTTGAAGTACTCCTGCGGGGTGTCCTTGTGCATGTGTATGTTTCTCGGCAGCACTCCGGGGTCGCTGGTGGCGGTTTTTGTGAACGACAGCAGCGACCATGCCCATGCATAGTAGAAGAGCACCACTAGCGCCTTGTATCCGTAGCGTGTGTGCCACAGCCTGTGCGCCTCGAACACCGAGAAGAGCACCATCGGCGAGAGGATCAGGAACAGCACCACCAGCGAGAACGGGCGGGCTGTCTTCACCGCACGCAGACGGCCTCCGAAGAAGAATATGTAGTTCGAGCGGCTCGGGAGCTCCTCGTAGTTGCGGTAGTTGATCTCAGTGTCACCATCAATGGTGATGAGCCAGCGGTAGAACCGTCTCGTGCTCATTGTCCCTATGACTTCATGTGTTGATGGGTTCCCTTTCATTATGTAAGCCCTCTCCCGCTTCTTTTCAAGTTCGCTTTTGGCAG encodes:
- the ERF2 gene encoding palmitoyltransferase ERF2 (CAGL0G08217g~Ortholog(s) have protein-cysteine S-palmitoyltransferase activity and role in protein palmitoylation, protein targeting to membrane) gives rise to the protein MKGNPSTHEVIGTMSTRRFYRWLITIDGDTEINYRNYEELPSRSNYIFFFGGRLRAVKTARPFSLVVLFLILSPMVLFSVFEAHRLWHTRYGYKALVVLFYYAWAWSLLSFTKTATSDPGVLPRNIHMHKDTPQEYFNNVTLPYGAGGSAGNASVTLKYCHTCKIWRPPRASHCSVCECCVLTHDHHCIWVNNCVGQRNYRYFLAFLLSSTLACALLIANCALHLHRALHEGIRVSHRPLPVAVLLCVYAAVLCVYPVILLGYHVAMSGTQQTTREYLRSIGFRNPVMHRIRRRRDNPYAEHGFLRNMLDLMAEPRGPRSCNYRYR